One Gossypium raimondii isolate GPD5lz chromosome 3, ASM2569854v1, whole genome shotgun sequence genomic window carries:
- the LOC105794642 gene encoding DNA-directed RNA polymerases I, II, and III subunit RPABC5, with amino-acid sequence MIIPVRCFTCGKVIGNKWDTYLDLLQADYTEGDALDALGLVRYCCRRMLMTHVDLIEKLLNYNTLEKSETS; translated from the exons ATGATAATCCCAGTCCGTTGCTTCACATGCGGGAAG GTTATTGGTAACAAATGGGACACCTACCTTGATCTTCTCCAGGCCGACTATACTGAAGG TGATGCTCTTGATGCATTGGGCTTGGTTCGATATTGCTGTAGGAGAATGCTTATGACTCATGTCGATCTCATCGAGAAGCTTCTGAACTACAACA CATTGGAGAAATCAGAGACCAGTTGA
- the LOC105794641 gene encoding CRS2-associated factor 2, chloroplastic — protein sequence MPILASLPGLNLLSSLPSNPPQNDTTSSTPPPSPPIPIPKYPPPRSRNPKTNVPRSNPALSIPHRRSNYRKPVQKGVISTDGDRCVIVGENGVSYKLPGAPFEFQYSYSETPSAEPIAIREPAYLPFAPPTMPRPWTGKAPLKKSKKNIPLFDSFNPPPPGKKGVKHVEKPGPFPFGKYPKEGKTREEILGEPLKKWEIKMLVKPLLSYNRQVNLGRDGLTHNMLDLIHSHWKRRRVCKIKCKGVPTVDMDNVCRHIEEKTGGKIIHRVGGVVYLFRGRNYNYRTRPQYPVMLWKPATPVYPKLIQEAPEGLTKAEADEFRKKGKSLLPICTLAKNGVYASLVKDVRDAFEECPLVKIDCKGLQPSDYKKIGAKLKELVPCVLLSFDDEQILMWRGRDWKSMYGDTSSTLVPVKADISSGIDNSAKSSDDSGTPDAQRVVSSPKMISLWRRAIESNKALLLEELALGPDALLEKVEEFEGMSLAIEHSCEALVLSSEDGSSSSSSAEFKGGSYSEDENDIYSSDDIIDDEDYDDDSFAEVNPSIPLGSLPVDKIAERLRRESK from the exons ATGCCAATTTTAGCGTCACTCCCAGGACTCAACCTCCTCTCTTCCCTCCCTTCAAATCCACCCCAAAACGACACCACTTCATCCACTCCTCCTCCATCCCCTCCCATCCCTATCCCCAAATATCCTCCTCCCCGTAGTCGAAATCCCAAAACTAACGTTCCCCGCTCAAACCCCGCCCTCTCCATCCCTCACCGCCGCTCCAATTACCGCAAGCCCGTCCAAAAGGGCGTCATCTCAACCGACGGTGATCGATGCGTCATCGTCGGCGAAAACGGCGTCTCCTATAAGCTCCCCGGCGCTCCTTTCGAGTTCCAGTACAGTTACTCCGAGACGCCCAGCGCTGAGCCTATAGCTATTCGAGAGCCAGCTTATTTGCCCTTTGCTCCACCGACGATGCCGCGGCCATGGACAGGGAAGGCTCCGTTgaagaaatcaaagaagaatATCCCGCTTTTCGACTCGTTTAACCCTCCTCCCCCAGGTAAAAAAGGCGTGAAACATGTGGAAAAGCCAGGCCCCTTTCCGTTCGGGAAATATCCTAAGGAAGGGAAAACGCGAGAGGAAATATTAGGAGAGCCGTTGAAGAAATGGGAGATTAAGATGCTGGTTAAACCTCTGTTATCCTATAACCGTCAGGTTAATCTCG GGAGGGATGGATTGACGCATAACATGTTGGATTTGATACACTCTCATTGGAAACGACGTCGTGTTTGCAAAATCAAGTGCAAGGGAGTTCCCACCGTGGACATGGATAATGTTTGTCGTCATATTGAA GAAAAAACTGGAGGAAAAATCATTCATCGAGTTGGTGGTGTTGTTTATCTTTTCCGGGGACGAAACTACAACTATCGTACTCGTCCACAGTACCCAGTGATGCTTTGGAAGCCAGCTACTCCAGTCTATCCAAAACTTATCCAAGAAGCTCCAGAAGGATTGACAAAAGCTGAAGCAGATGAGTTTCGGAAGAAAGGGAAATCTCTTCTGCCCATATGTACATTAG CAAAAAATGGTGTGTATGCTTCCCTAGTGAAAGATGTTAGAGATGCTTTTGAAGAGTGCCCTTTGGTGAAGATTGACTGCAAAGGGTTGCAACCAAGTGACTACAAGAAGATAGGTGCTAAGCTAAAG GAATTGGTTCCTTGtgttttattatcttttgaTGATGAACAAATTTTGATGTGGAGAGGACGGGATTGGAAATCTATGTATGGGGACACTTCATCAACTTTAGTTCCTGTTAAAGCTGACATTTCAAGTGGTATAGATAATTCAG CCAAATCTAGTGATGATAGTGGTACACCTGATGCCCAAAGGGTTGTATCAAGCCCAAAAATGATATCCCTCTGGAGGCGTGCAATCGAGTCAAACAAGGCATTGTTATTGGAAGAGCTTGCTTTGGGTCCGGATGCTCTTCTGGAAAAGGTGGAGGAATTTGAAGGCATGTCTCTGGCGATAGAGCATTCCTGTGAAGCATTAGTCCTGTCCAGCGAAGATGGTTCTTCCAGTAGTTCCTCGGCCGAGTTCAAAGGTGGTTCTTACAGTGaggatgaaaatgatatttacaGCAGTGATGACATCATTGATGATGAGGATTACGATGACGACTCATTTGCAGAGGTCAATCCATCGATCCCGCTAGGGTCATTACCTGTTGACAAGATAGCAGAAAGGCTTCGAAGGGAATCAAAATGA
- the LOC105794643 gene encoding probable polygalacturonase At1g80170 isoform X2, which translates to MLYHKFNILGELEDLDIAEEDMELFEDPSWISERGGKVLVNVDSFGAVGDGVSDDTEAFRKAWNTSCATSKSVLLVPPGHRYLVNATRFKGPCEERLVVQIDGTIVAPDEPNDWDPNLPRNWLVFSKLEGVVFQGNGVIDGSGSKWWASSCKKNKSNPCRGAPTALTIDSSSSIKVKGLTIQNSQQMNFVISRCESVRVSEVQVSCPGDSPNTDGIHITGSTNVVLQDSKIGTGDDCISIVNASSGIKMKRIYCGPGHGVSIGSLGKDNSTAIVTKVVLDTALLRETTNGVRIKTWQGGSGYVRGVRFENVRMEDVANPIIIDQFYCDSPKTCQNQTSAVQISQIMYRNISGTTKSKEAMKFACSDTTPCSNIVLSNINLEKKDGTAETYCNSAQGFGYGIVHPSADCLSSNDKGYILIDHKENSELAEPTGDHIVHTEL; encoded by the exons ATGTTATACCACAAATTCAACATACTTGGAGAGCTTGAAGACCTCGACATAGCTGAAGAAGATATGGAACTATTTGAGGACCCATCTTGGATAAGTGAACGCGGTGGCAAGGTTCTTGTAAATGTGGATAGCTTTGGTGCGGTTGGGGATGGAGTTTCTGATGACACCGAG GCGTTTAGAAAAGCATGGAACACATCGTGCGCTACTTCAAAATCAGTTCTCTTGGTTCCTCCTGGACACCGATATTTAGTTAATGCTACAAGGTTTAAGGGGCCATGTGAAGAGAGGTTGGTTGTTCAG aTTGATGGAACAATAGTAGCACCGGATGAACCTAATGACTGGGACCCAAATCTTCCACGAAACTGGCTTGTTTTTTCTAAGCTGGAGGGAGTAGTTTTCCAAGGAAATGGAGTTATTGATGGCTCTGGCAGCAAATGGTGGGCATCTTCTTGCAAAAAGAACAAGTCAAAT CCGTGCAGAGGGGCACCAACA GCACTGACTATTGATTCAAGCTCATCTATTAAGGTAAAGGGTCTTACCATTCAGAACAGCCAACAGATGAATTTCGTCATTTCCAGGTGTGAATCTGTTCGAGTATCTGAAGTACAAGTCTCCTGCCCAGGAGACAGTCCAAACACTGATGGGATCCATATCACTGGGTCAACTAACGTCGTTCTTCAAGACAGCAAAATAGGGACAG GAGATGATTGCATCTCAATTGTTAATGCTTCATCTGGTATCAAGATGAAGAGAATATATTGTGGACCAGGACATGGAGTAAG TATTGGGAGCCTTGGGAAGGATAACTCGACTGCCATTGTCACAAAGGTGGTCTTGGATACAGCACTCCTCAGGGAGACTACAAATGGTGTCAGGATTAAAACTTGGCAG GGTGGTTCCGGTTATGTACGTGGGGTGCGTTTTGAAAATGTAAGGATGGAAGATGTTGCCAACCCCATCATTATCGATCAGTTCTACTGCGATTCGCCGAAAACCTGCCAAAACCAG ACATCAGCGGTGCAAATAAGCCAGATTATGTACAGAAACATTAGCGGGACAACAAAAAGCAAGGAAGCAATGAAGTTCGCCTGCAGTGATACGACTCCCTGTAGCAATATAGTCCTCAGCAATATAAACTTAGAGAAGAAGGATGGCACCGCAGAGACCTACTGCAACTCTGCTCAAGGCTTTGGCTACGGGATCGTTCATCCGTCAGCGGACTGTCTAAGTTCCAATGACAAAGGCTATATTCTCATTGATCATAAAGAAAATTCTGAGCTTGCTGAACCGACTGGAGATCATATTGTTCACACCGAACTCTAA
- the LOC105794645 gene encoding uncharacterized protein LOC105794645, which yields MGSQEPKAVTINVTGFKKFQGIAHNPTETIVNNLKNFVESKGLLPAGVTLRSCTVLETVGSGALPVLLKVLESGISGIDIKNEHVIWLHLGVDGGARKFTLEQQAVNEASFFCPDELGWQPMRQPIVADDGGISRKRQTTCSIEAILRFLKNKGYAAMTSNDAGLFICNYVYYQSLRFAEQKGHKSLFVHVPLFSTINEETQMQFVASLLEAIASTC from the exons ATGGGGTCTCAAGAACCAAAGGCTGTAACTATTAATGTAACCGGATTTAAGAAGTTTCAAGGGATTGCTCATAATCCCACAGAAACTATAGTTAATAACCTGAAGAATTTCGTTGAAAGCAAAGGGTTGCTGCCTGCTGGTGTTACATTAAGGAGTTGCACTGTCCTTGAGACTGTTGGCAGTGGTGCCCTTCCCGTGCTTCTCAAGGTCTTGGAATCAGGCATCTCAGGGATTGACATCAAAAACGAACATGTTATATGG CTTCACTTGGGGGTTGATGGCGGAGCACGAAAATTTACCCTCGAACAGCAGGCTGTAAATGAAGCTTCTTTCTTTTGTCCCGATGAACTAGGATGGCAACCAATG CGACAGCCCATTGTTGCCGACGATGGGGGAATCTCCCGGAAACGACAG ACGACTTGTTCCATTGAAGCAATCCTCAGGTTCTTAAAGAACAAGGGCTATGCTGCGATGACATCCAACGATGCCGGCCTTTTTATATGCAATTATGTATACTATCAGTCTCTCCGGTTCGCCGAACAGAAGGGTCATAAATCTCTATTTGTTCATGTTCCCCTCTTCTCGACAATCAATGAAGAGACACAGATGCAATTCGTCGCATCTCTCTTGGAGGCCATTGCATCGACCTGCTAA
- the LOC128031937 gene encoding pentatricopeptide repeat-containing protein At3g13880, protein MRLSGFLSLVRTLPILAQSNYRAFTSYCNINPDLGVYYKNKTINELIRSRRLDDAQNLFDQMSIRDSITYNLLITGHGRYGNPKQALYIYKEMVSQEIQETGPTYSSVITVCANEGFYREGIQVHCRVISLGFGLNLFIGSSLVNLYLHMGLVDVAWKLFDQLPERNLAAWNLLLNGFLELGKIEELFGLHDQMKWEGVKPNGLSFCYLIRACCNARFLDEGMQLHCHVIKAGWVECNVFVANALVDFYSACGNFIDARKAFLLIPVEDVISWNSIISVYVENDLLYDAIELLSRMHFWDKKPSIRSFVGLLNLSSRRENILLGRQIHCFITKVGFDLGSVHIQSALIDMYGKCGEIESSLSVYGRASKRTLECCNSLITSFLHCGITGDVFEIFGLMVDEGIRIDEVTLSTTLKALSLSTWASLDSCRLLHCCAIKSGYESDVAVSCSLIDLYSRCGHFELSRKVFETLPLPNIFCFASIINGYARNGMGNESVSLLEAMIQKGLVPDKVTFLCVLNGCNHAGLLEEGKFVFNLMKSFGICPERQHFSCMVDLLGRAGLVYEAEELLQQSPGGGDSVMWSSLLRSCGVHKNEIVGKRVAKVLMELGQDSFAIYLQVSNFYSEVGEFKASLQIRELAMARKVMREIGHSSIEVKTYS, encoded by the coding sequence ATGAGGCTAAGTGGATTTTTGTCGTTGGTACGTACGTTGCCAATCTTGGCACAATCGAATTACAGGGCCTTTACATCATACTGTAATATAAACCCTGATCTGGGTGTTtactacaaaaacaaaacaattaatgAATTAATCAGATCCAGGCGTCTCGACGATGCCCAGAACCTTTTCGATCAAATGTCTATAAGAGATAGCATTACATATAATTTGCTAATTACTGGGCACGGTCGATATGGGAATCCAAAGCAAGCACTGTATATTTATAAGGAAATGGTTTCACAGGAAATCCAAGAAACTGGTCCTACATATTCGTCTGTGATTACTGTTTGTGCGAATGAGGGGTTTTATAGAGAAGGTATTCAAGTTCATTGCAGGGTGATTtcacttgggtttggattgaaTTTGTTTATTGGGAGCTCACTTGTTAACCTATATCTTCATATGGGACTTGTTGATGTGGCTTGGAAGTTGTTCGATCAATTGCCTGAACGGAATTTAGCCGCATGGAATCTGCTGTTAAACGGGTTTTTGGAGCTTGGAAAAATAGAGGAATTATTTGGGTTGCACGACCAAATGAAATGGGAGGGTGTCAAGCCAAATGGTCttagtttttgttatttaattcgTGCTTGCTGTAATGCGAGGTTTCTGGACGAAGGAATGCAGCTGCATTGTCATGTGATTAAAGCTGGATGGGTGGAATGCAATGTTTTTGTTGCCAATGCTTTGGTGGACTTTTATTCTGCTTGTGGGAATTTCATTGATGCTAGGAAAGCGTTTTTGTTAATTCCTGTTGAAGATGTGATATCATGGAATTCCATCATTTCTGTATATGTGGAGAATGATTTGTTGTATGATGCTATTGAATTACTTAGTAGGATGCATTTCTGGGATAAAAAGCCTTCAATTCGTTCCTTTGTGGGGCTCTTGAATTTATCCAGTAGAAGAGAGAATATTCTGTTAGGGAGGCAAATTCACTGTTTTATAACAAAAGTAGGGTTTGATTTAGGGAGTGTTCATATTCAGTCAGCGTTAATTGATATGTATGGAAAATGTGGTGAAATTGAAAGCTCTCTGTCTGTATATGGGAGGGCATCTAAGAGAACTTTGGAGTGTTGTAACTCATTAATAACCTCCTTTTTGCACTGTGGTATCACTGGTGACGTGTTTGAGATTTTTGGTTTGATGGTTGATGAAGGAATTAGGATTGATGAGGTTACTCTTTCTACAACACTAAAAGCATTATCACTGTCTACTTGGGCTAGTTTGGACAGCTGCAGACTGTTGCACTGCTGTGCTATAAAATCCGGTTATGAATCTGATGTCGCAGTTTCATGTTCTCTTATTGATTTGTATTCAAGATGTGGGCATTTTGAACTCTCCCGCAAGGTTTTCGAAACCCTTCCTTTACCAAACATCTTCTGCTTTGCATCTATAATCAATGGATATGCCCGAAATGGTATGGGCAATGAAAGTGTCAGCCTGTTGGAAGCAATGATCCAGAAGGGCCTAGTACCTGATAAGGTGACATTCTTATGTGTTTTAAATGGGTGCAACCATGCAGGATTACTTGAAGAAGGAAAGTTTGTGTTTAACTTGATGAAATCTTTTGGCATTTGCCCAGAACGACAACATTTTTCGTGTATGGTAGATCTTTTAGGCCGTGCAGGTCTAGTGTATGAAGCTGAGGAGTTGCTGCAACAGTCACCAGGAGGGGGTGATTCTGTAATGTGGAGCTCATTGCTGCGAAGTTGTGGGGTCCACAAGAATGAAATAGTCGGTAAAAGAGTGGCAAAAGTCTTGATGGAGCTTGGTCAGGATAGTTTTGCCATTTATTTGCAAGTGTCAAATTTTTATTCTGAAGTTGGGGAATTTAAAGCCTCATTACAAATCAGAGAACTTGCTATGGCTAGAAAGGTGATGAGGGAGATTGGTCACAGTTCAATTGAGGTGAAGACTTACAGTTAA
- the LOC105795955 gene encoding uncharacterized protein LOC105795955, with protein MVTNGASRINFITVILTGSSTHSWQPIMTAITNTLSYWLNWRFLVCSLFLLAYLALATTLICKFEGRRRSRNQDRENQEVAPGVIYEEEAWSTCFKCIHPAWLLAFRMFAFITLLTLLVINVIVDGIGIFIFYTQWTFTLVTIYFLFGSAISIYGCKKIWAQARGDSPDHVSSDIEQGTEITPPPGETTVESNESQHFDDRKIAGPWIYTFQIIYQASAVAAVLTDLVFWIILFPFITSRYGLELMLVICMHSVNVVFLLGDTILNCLRLPFFRIAYFFLWTCIYVLFQWVLHAYSNIPWPYPFLDLTPAYAPLWYLGVGMMHLPAYGIYALAVRLKEVIYSRLFPESYRKFT; from the exons ATGGTAACCAATGGAGCAAGTAGGATTAATTTTATTACAGTTATCTTGACAGGATCCTCAACACATTCTTGGCAGCCTATCATGACTGCCATAACCAACACGTTGAGTTACTGGTTGAATTGGAGGTTCCTAGTTTGTTCATTATTCCTCTTAGCCTATTTGGCTCTAGCAACAACTTTAATTTGCAAATTCGAAGGTCGAAGAAGATCGAGAAATCAGGATAGAGAAAATCAGGAGGTAGCTCCAGGGGTGATATATGAGGAGGAAGCTTGGAGTACATGTTTCAAATGCATTCACCCTGCTTGGCTGCTTGCTTTTAGAATGTTTGCTTTCATCACACTTCTAACATTGCTTGTCATTAATGTCATTGTCGATGGAATTGgcatatttatcttttatactCA GTGGACATTTACTTTGGTCACAATATACTTTCTG TTTGGATCTGCAATCTCCATATACGGATGTAAAAAAATCTGGGCACAAGCTCGTGGTGATAGCCCTGATCATGTAAGTTCAGATATCGAGCAAGGCACTGAAATAACTCCCCCTCCTGGAGAAACTACAGTTGAGTCCAACGAGTCCCAACATTTTGATGACCGCAAAATAGCTGGTCCATGGATTTATACCTTTCAAATTATCTAtcag GCTTCTGCGGTTGCAGCGGTGCTCACTGATTTAGTATTTTGGATCATTCTTTTTCCATTTATAACTTCCAGATACGGTCTTGAATTG ATGCTTGTTATATGTATGCACTCGGTCAATGTCGTTTTCCTACTTGGTGACACAATTTTGAATTGCTTG CGGTTACCATTTTTTCGAATCGCATATTTTTTCTTATGGACCTGCATTTATGTTTTATTCCAATGGGTCCTCCACGCTTATTCTAACATTCCGTGGCCATATCCATTCCTTGACTTGACACCGGCTTATGCTCCATTATG GTACTTAGGAGTCGGAATGATGCACTTACCAGCCTATGGCATCTATGCTTTAGCAGTAAGACTCAAGGAAGTTATTTACTCAAGGTTGTTCCCTGAGTCGTATAGGAAATTTACGTAA
- the LOC105794643 gene encoding probable polygalacturonase At1g80170 isoform X1 produces MDKLFLVSFLGLLITHAVGGNMLYHKFNILGELEDLDIAEEDMELFEDPSWISERGGKVLVNVDSFGAVGDGVSDDTEAFRKAWNTSCATSKSVLLVPPGHRYLVNATRFKGPCEERLVVQIDGTIVAPDEPNDWDPNLPRNWLVFSKLEGVVFQGNGVIDGSGSKWWASSCKKNKSNPCRGAPTALTIDSSSSIKVKGLTIQNSQQMNFVISRCESVRVSEVQVSCPGDSPNTDGIHITGSTNVVLQDSKIGTGDDCISIVNASSGIKMKRIYCGPGHGVSIGSLGKDNSTAIVTKVVLDTALLRETTNGVRIKTWQGGSGYVRGVRFENVRMEDVANPIIIDQFYCDSPKTCQNQTSAVQISQIMYRNISGTTKSKEAMKFACSDTTPCSNIVLSNINLEKKDGTAETYCNSAQGFGYGIVHPSADCLSSNDKGYILIDHKENSELAEPTGDHIVHTEL; encoded by the exons atGGATAAATTGTTCCTAGTTTCCTTCCTCGGTTTGCTGATCACACATGCAGTTGGTGGAAACATGTTATACCACAAATTCAACATACTTGGAGAGCTTGAAGACCTCGACATAGCTGAAGAAGATATGGAACTATTTGAGGACCCATCTTGGATAAGTGAACGCGGTGGCAAGGTTCTTGTAAATGTGGATAGCTTTGGTGCGGTTGGGGATGGAGTTTCTGATGACACCGAG GCGTTTAGAAAAGCATGGAACACATCGTGCGCTACTTCAAAATCAGTTCTCTTGGTTCCTCCTGGACACCGATATTTAGTTAATGCTACAAGGTTTAAGGGGCCATGTGAAGAGAGGTTGGTTGTTCAG aTTGATGGAACAATAGTAGCACCGGATGAACCTAATGACTGGGACCCAAATCTTCCACGAAACTGGCTTGTTTTTTCTAAGCTGGAGGGAGTAGTTTTCCAAGGAAATGGAGTTATTGATGGCTCTGGCAGCAAATGGTGGGCATCTTCTTGCAAAAAGAACAAGTCAAAT CCGTGCAGAGGGGCACCAACA GCACTGACTATTGATTCAAGCTCATCTATTAAGGTAAAGGGTCTTACCATTCAGAACAGCCAACAGATGAATTTCGTCATTTCCAGGTGTGAATCTGTTCGAGTATCTGAAGTACAAGTCTCCTGCCCAGGAGACAGTCCAAACACTGATGGGATCCATATCACTGGGTCAACTAACGTCGTTCTTCAAGACAGCAAAATAGGGACAG GAGATGATTGCATCTCAATTGTTAATGCTTCATCTGGTATCAAGATGAAGAGAATATATTGTGGACCAGGACATGGAGTAAG TATTGGGAGCCTTGGGAAGGATAACTCGACTGCCATTGTCACAAAGGTGGTCTTGGATACAGCACTCCTCAGGGAGACTACAAATGGTGTCAGGATTAAAACTTGGCAG GGTGGTTCCGGTTATGTACGTGGGGTGCGTTTTGAAAATGTAAGGATGGAAGATGTTGCCAACCCCATCATTATCGATCAGTTCTACTGCGATTCGCCGAAAACCTGCCAAAACCAG ACATCAGCGGTGCAAATAAGCCAGATTATGTACAGAAACATTAGCGGGACAACAAAAAGCAAGGAAGCAATGAAGTTCGCCTGCAGTGATACGACTCCCTGTAGCAATATAGTCCTCAGCAATATAAACTTAGAGAAGAAGGATGGCACCGCAGAGACCTACTGCAACTCTGCTCAAGGCTTTGGCTACGGGATCGTTCATCCGTCAGCGGACTGTCTAAGTTCCAATGACAAAGGCTATATTCTCATTGATCATAAAGAAAATTCTGAGCTTGCTGAACCGACTGGAGATCATATTGTTCACACCGAACTCTAA